In Bacillus sp. DX3.1, the following proteins share a genomic window:
- the spoIIIJ gene encoding YidC family membrane integrase SpoIIIJ yields MKKKIGLLVMVVALMAIATGCTETNQPITPKSTGIWNEYFVYPLSQLITYFANLFGSNYGLAIVVTTLIIRFALLPLMIKQTKSTKAMQALQPEMAKLKEKYSSKDQATQQKLQQEMMQLYKTHGVNPLAGCLPIFVQMPILFAFYHAIMRTEEISKHTFLWFDLGQADPYYILPVVAAITTFIQQKLAMAGTAGQNPQMAMMIWLMPIMILIFAINFPAALSLYWVVGNIFGIAQMYMIKGPEIKASKAGGSSK; encoded by the coding sequence TGCTTTAATGGCAATCGCTACTGGCTGTACTGAAACGAATCAGCCGATTACGCCGAAAAGTACGGGAATTTGGAATGAATATTTCGTATACCCGCTTTCTCAGTTAATCACGTATTTTGCAAACTTATTTGGTAGTAATTATGGTTTAGCGATTGTTGTTACAACTCTTATTATTCGTTTTGCATTATTACCACTAATGATTAAACAAACGAAGAGTACAAAAGCAATGCAAGCGTTACAACCAGAAATGGCGAAGCTGAAAGAGAAATATAGTTCTAAAGACCAAGCGACGCAGCAAAAGTTACAACAAGAAATGATGCAGTTGTATAAAACGCACGGTGTAAATCCATTAGCAGGTTGTTTACCAATCTTTGTTCAAATGCCGATTTTATTCGCATTTTATCATGCGATTATGAGAACGGAAGAGATTAGTAAACATACATTCTTATGGTTTGATTTAGGACAGGCAGATCCGTACTATATCCTTCCAGTGGTTGCGGCAATCACAACATTTATTCAGCAAAAACTTGCAATGGCAGGTACTGCTGGACAAAATCCGCAAATGGCAATGATGATTTGGCTTATGCCGATTATGATTTTAATCTTTGCAATTAACTTCCCAGCAGCATTATCCCTATATTGGGTAGTCGGTAATATTTTTGGTATTGCTCAAATGTATATGATCAAAGGGCCTGAAATTAAGGCTAGTAAGGCTGGAGGATCAAGCAAGTGA